The segment AACGATGGGTGTTGAAAGCGGATAAAAATGTTCTTCTTCCTTAGAAATAAATAAATTATATTGTCCTGCAATTCCCCCGACTTCATAAATTGTAATCGGTTTTTTCACTCCTTTGGGTTGAACTAATTTGTGATTTTCAATTTTAATTAAATCCTGACCTGCTTCCTTTAAAGTCATTTCAGAAATTAAAATTTGTCCTCCCGTTGTATAAGATTCAACCCGATAAGCTAAATTCACTTGATTACCCACAACACCGTATTTTGTACGCTTTTCTGACCCAATATTTCCAACGACAACTTCCCCAGTATTAATCCCAATTCCCATATCTAAAGGAGACAAATCCCACTGTTGTAATTTTTCATTCACCTTCTGCATCGCTAATTGCATCGCCACCGCACAAGCAATTGCTCGTTGAGCATCATCTTCTCGTAAAGTTGGAGCACCAAATAATACTAAAATCCCATCTCCCATAAACTCATCAATGGTTCCTTGATAGTTAGTAATAACATCAGCCATTGAGGATAAATAGAAGTTTAAAATTTTGACCACTTCTTCAGGTTGTAAACGTTCAGAGAGAGCCGTAAATCCGCGTAAATCCGACGTTAAAATCGTGATTTTTCGCCGTTCTCCGCCGAGTTTTAACCCTTCGGGTTTTTCGAGTAAATTAGAAACAATTTCAGCACTTAAATAACGCCCAAAAATATTGCGAATATCCGCCGCCGAACGGGCAATATAAGCGGTAATTGCGATCGCTGAACCTGCTAAGGCTAAAAAAGGAGGAACAACAGGAATCCACCATCCTTGAATAAACAAAAGATAGGTACTTCCGAGTAAAACTCCCGTTGCTAAAAGCGAAATTAAAACCTGTCGGACAATTAATAATTTAACTTTAGCAGTCCCTCTAAATTTCCAAGTTAAAATTGCCCCAGTTCCCGACCATAGAAATATCCAAATCCATTCTAAGGGATCAGAAATAGTTTGAATTAAAGGACGATGATCTAAGGCTGTACTAATAATTTGACTGGCTATATTGGCATGAATTTCTACCCCAGACATTCTTTCGTTGGCTGATAATGTGTAAGGCGTTGAGATTAAATCTTTGAAGCTTTCCCCGACAGAGCCGATTAAAATAATTCGATTTTTTGCCCAATCTTTAGGAA is part of the Planktothrix serta PCC 8927 genome and harbors:
- a CDS encoding CHASE2 domain-containing protein: MRAQIKQLVWEWRGIWITTPVMAGLVILLRFSGLLQSWEWSVYDQYMRLRPLDPRDQRIAIIGLDEADMKYIGQGYVPDEIYAKLIEKLIAMKPIAIGLDIYRDLPFEPGHAQLLKLFADTPNLIGIEKVVGDEALESVAAPPILKEKNRVAANDLILDEDNIIRRALLVVKNDQEQPVYSLGLFLAMFYLDSQGIAPEIVPGTNNWWKFNNIVFKPLAKNDGGYIRADAGGYQVFLNYRGSNQSFETVSFEDILTDKLPKDWAKNRIILIGSVGESFKDLISTPYTLSANERMSGVEIHANIASQIISTALDHRPLIQTISDPLEWIWIFLWSGTGAILTWKFRGTAKVKLLIVRQVLISLLATGVLLGSTYLLFIQGWWIPVVPPFLALAGSAIAITAYIARSAADIRNIFGRYLSAEIVSNLLEKPEGLKLGGERRKITILTSDLRGFTALSERLQPEEVVKILNFYLSSMADVITNYQGTIDEFMGDGILVLFGAPTLREDDAQRAIACAVAMQLAMQKVNEKLQQWDLSPLDMGIGINTGEVVVGNIGSEKRTKYGVVGNQVNLAYRVESYTTGGQILISEMTLKEAGQDLIKIENHKLVQPKGVKKPITIYEVGGIAGQYNLFISKEEEHFYPLSTPIVLQYSILEGKHIDGSLLIGGLVELSEKSGLIVTEANNDIIPGVLANLKINMKLESEQWSDDIYAKVLEKTAESGTFYISFTAKPPEVEQYLNQLYQNIKVLTVDS